One segment of Paraburkholderia sp. PGU19 DNA contains the following:
- a CDS encoding AraC family transcriptional regulator, with protein MQQRAPAHAAAIHQHAPSVIGWREKRFAPSKLVALLDVTSEAGIDANAVLAGTELDAGAVANPFTLTSSLQFLVAAGNAVRLCGRPDLGVRVGCRLHASSYGMYGYALLCSEALAQTFDTAVKYHQLANGMLDIRWFEHDDAASWIFPNRDEVRMPDIGESLYRFLIDLQFAVHVTVIKDVMGAWCVPARAMFTQAQPPHAALLSDVLECPLAFDQPQNLLSYPAAWLSRAPQLANPITAAQVSTQCARLVEQFRWQAGVTRRVYQELTRTPGKFPDIEQIAESLCMTSRTLRRKLEAEGASYSELLTGVRKALAVDYLSTTTLSIEDIAVTLGFSDAVSFRHAFKRWTGKTPNDVRRDRGTALP; from the coding sequence ATGCAGCAACGCGCGCCCGCGCATGCGGCGGCAATCCATCAACACGCGCCGTCCGTTATCGGATGGCGTGAGAAGCGCTTTGCGCCTTCCAAGCTCGTCGCGCTGCTCGACGTGACGTCGGAAGCCGGCATTGACGCGAATGCCGTGCTGGCGGGCACGGAACTCGACGCCGGGGCTGTTGCCAACCCGTTCACGCTGACTTCGTCGCTGCAATTCCTGGTTGCGGCCGGCAATGCTGTCCGTCTATGTGGGCGACCTGATCTCGGTGTGCGTGTCGGCTGCCGGTTGCATGCATCGAGCTACGGCATGTACGGCTATGCGTTGCTGTGCTCGGAAGCGCTCGCGCAGACCTTCGATACCGCCGTCAAATACCATCAGCTCGCCAATGGCATGCTCGATATCCGTTGGTTCGAGCACGACGACGCGGCATCGTGGATCTTCCCGAATCGCGACGAAGTGCGCATGCCCGACATCGGCGAGTCGCTCTATCGCTTTTTGATCGACCTGCAGTTTGCCGTGCACGTGACGGTCATCAAGGACGTGATGGGCGCATGGTGCGTGCCGGCGCGCGCGATGTTCACACAGGCGCAACCGCCGCATGCGGCGTTGCTGTCCGACGTGCTGGAATGCCCGCTCGCCTTCGACCAGCCGCAGAACCTGTTGAGCTACCCCGCCGCGTGGCTATCGCGCGCGCCGCAACTCGCCAATCCGATCACGGCCGCGCAAGTCTCGACGCAATGCGCGCGGCTGGTGGAGCAGTTCCGCTGGCAGGCGGGCGTCACGCGGCGCGTCTATCAGGAACTCACGCGCACGCCCGGCAAGTTCCCGGACATCGAACAGATCGCGGAGAGTCTGTGCATGACGTCGCGCACGCTTCGCCGCAAGCTCGAAGCAGAAGGCGCGTCGTATAGCGAGTTATTGACGGGCGTGCGCAAGGCGCTCGCCGTCGACTATCTGAGCACGACGACCCTCAGCATCGAAGACATTGCCGTGACGCTGGGTTTCAGCGACGCCGTGAGCTTTCGCCATGCGTTCAAGCGCTGGACCGGCAAGACGCCGAACGACGTCCGGCGCGATCGCGGCACGGCGCTTCCATAA
- a CDS encoding AMP-binding protein yields the protein MKPSVESHASKRHWIASYGSIPAEIDADRYPSINALLEGAMRQFAAKPAFRAFGHTLTYADIDRLSSAFAAYLQKVAGVGKGDRVAVMLPNLLAFPIAFIAIAKIGAVQVNVNPLYTARELEHQLNDAGVETIVVFDGSTRTLAEVVSRTKIRTVITAGAGDGSGTTLPGPAADPALRGAITLPQALAQGERLAADPIDVNGSDLLFLQYTGGTTGLSKGAALSHRNLVANIEQFKAFMPDSLRPGVEVVVTAIPLYHIFALTVNFLTYFSVGAENWLVANPRDVEPFIDVLKAARPTIFVGVNTLYAGLAAHPRLAEVDWSRLRLSAGGGAAVIDIVSERWKSVTGSFIREGYGLSETSPVVSFNPQFIDGFTGNTGLPVPSTDVKLLDDDNREAGIGEAGEICVKGPQVMRGYWQQPEANARAFTADGYFRTGDVGVFDDKGFLKIVDRKKDMVIVSGFNVYPNEVEAVATAFPGVAECACIGVPDEKTGEALKLFVVPAPGADVTQQALIAHCRASMAAYKVPKAIHFVDALPKSTVGKILRRELRRVE from the coding sequence ATGAAACCGTCCGTGGAAAGCCACGCCAGCAAGCGACACTGGATCGCATCGTATGGCTCGATCCCTGCGGAGATCGACGCCGACCGCTATCCGTCGATCAACGCGCTGCTGGAAGGCGCGATGCGCCAGTTCGCGGCGAAGCCCGCGTTTCGCGCATTCGGCCACACGTTGACTTATGCGGACATCGACCGCCTGTCGTCGGCATTCGCAGCGTATCTGCAGAAGGTGGCGGGCGTCGGCAAGGGCGACCGCGTGGCCGTGATGCTGCCGAATCTGCTCGCGTTTCCGATCGCGTTCATCGCCATCGCGAAGATCGGCGCGGTGCAGGTCAACGTCAATCCGCTCTACACAGCGCGCGAACTGGAGCATCAACTGAACGATGCGGGCGTCGAAACGATTGTCGTGTTCGACGGCTCGACGCGCACGCTGGCCGAAGTCGTCAGCCGCACGAAGATCAGGACTGTGATCACGGCAGGCGCCGGCGACGGCAGCGGCACCACGCTTCCCGGTCCCGCCGCCGACCCCGCGCTGCGCGGCGCGATCACGCTGCCACAAGCGCTCGCGCAAGGCGAGCGGCTCGCCGCCGATCCCATCGATGTCAACGGCAGCGATCTGCTCTTTCTGCAATACACAGGCGGCACGACGGGGCTATCGAAGGGCGCGGCGCTGTCGCATCGCAATTTGGTCGCGAACATCGAGCAGTTCAAAGCCTTCATGCCCGATTCGCTGCGGCCAGGCGTCGAGGTCGTCGTTACGGCGATCCCGCTTTATCACATCTTCGCGCTGACCGTGAACTTCCTCACGTACTTCTCCGTCGGCGCGGAGAACTGGCTGGTGGCGAATCCGCGCGACGTCGAGCCGTTCATCGACGTGCTGAAGGCCGCGCGTCCGACCATCTTCGTCGGCGTCAACACGCTGTACGCGGGGCTGGCCGCGCATCCGCGCCTCGCGGAAGTCGACTGGTCGCGGCTCAGGCTGTCCGCGGGCGGCGGGGCGGCCGTGATCGATATCGTGTCCGAGCGCTGGAAGTCCGTGACGGGCAGCTTCATCCGCGAGGGCTATGGGTTGTCGGAGACATCGCCCGTGGTGTCGTTCAACCCGCAGTTCATCGACGGCTTCACGGGCAACACGGGCCTGCCCGTGCCTTCCACCGACGTCAAGCTGCTCGACGACGACAACCGCGAAGCGGGCATCGGCGAGGCGGGCGAGATCTGCGTCAAAGGCCCACAAGTGATGCGCGGCTACTGGCAGCAGCCCGAGGCCAACGCGCGCGCTTTCACAGCGGATGGCTACTTCCGGACCGGCGACGTCGGCGTGTTCGACGACAAGGGCTTTCTGAAGATCGTCGATCGCAAGAAGGACATGGTGATCGTTTCCGGCTTCAACGTTTACCCGAACGAAGTGGAAGCGGTAGCGACCGCGTTTCCCGGCGTCGCCGAATGCGCGTGTATCGGCGTGCCCGATGAAAAGACGGGCGAGGCGCTCAAGCTGTTCGTCGTCCCCGCGCCAGGCGCCGACGTGACGCAGCAGGCGCTGATCGCGCATTGCCGCGCGAGCATGGCGGCGTACAAGGTGCCCAAGGCCATTCACTTCGTCGATGCGTTGCCGAAGTCGACAGTCGGCAAAATTCTTCGTCGCGAGTTGCGACGCGTCGAATGA
- a CDS encoding SulP family inorganic anion transporter, with amino-acid sequence MSRTTTDPDHAAARRPHPLLRRVPGIAMLRAYRGAWLSHDLIAGIVLTTVLVPAGLGYAEAARLPAITGLYATIASIVAYAAFGPSRILVLGPDSALAALIASIVLPMAGARPELVLPLAGMLAILSGVFCIAVGVCRLGFLTDLLSKPIRQGYLNGVALTVIISQAPKLLGFGVKGSNLLQEAAGLVRGVMDGKLNEVTCVIGVVCLLVILACKRWMPVVPGILVAVVGATLAVALLDLDARAGVAVVGDVPQGLPVPSFPSVSFDQIVALVPGAIAIGLISLADISVLSRVFAERSGERVDRDQELVALGAANIAAGLFQGFPVTSSSSRTPVAESAGAKTQLTGIVAALCVAALLIFAPTLLRSLPAAALGAVVVAAGLGLFEVRDVIRTLRLRRSEFTQSMVCFAGVALIGPIQGIFIAVGLALMAFVWRAWRPYDAVLGRVDGRKGYHDISRHPAARTIPGLVLYRWDAPLFFANAEIFRDHVQRAIETAATPANWVVVAAEPITDVDVTASEILREFHASLHERHIELCFAEMKGPVKDMLRRYGLFDTMGEQHFFPTTGVAVDAYLEQHDVEWRDWEDDADAQQKGKP; translated from the coding sequence ATGAGCCGAACGACCACCGATCCGGATCATGCCGCGGCCCGCCGCCCTCATCCGCTACTGCGCCGCGTGCCGGGCATCGCGATGCTGCGCGCGTATCGGGGCGCGTGGCTTTCGCACGATCTGATCGCGGGCATCGTGCTCACCACGGTGCTCGTGCCCGCCGGGCTCGGCTACGCGGAAGCGGCGCGCTTGCCCGCCATCACGGGCCTCTACGCCACCATTGCTTCGATTGTCGCGTATGCGGCGTTCGGGCCGAGCCGCATCCTCGTGCTCGGACCCGACTCGGCGCTGGCGGCGCTGATCGCATCGATCGTGCTGCCGATGGCAGGCGCGCGCCCGGAGCTGGTGCTGCCGCTGGCGGGCATGCTGGCGATCCTGTCGGGCGTGTTCTGTATCGCGGTGGGCGTGTGCCGTCTCGGCTTTCTCACCGACCTGCTGTCGAAGCCGATCCGCCAGGGCTATCTGAACGGCGTCGCGCTGACGGTCATCATCAGCCAGGCGCCGAAGCTGCTCGGCTTCGGCGTCAAGGGCAGCAACCTGTTGCAGGAAGCGGCCGGTCTGGTGCGCGGCGTAATGGACGGCAAGCTGAACGAGGTGACGTGCGTGATCGGCGTCGTGTGCCTGCTGGTCATTCTCGCGTGCAAGCGCTGGATGCCCGTGGTGCCGGGGATACTCGTCGCCGTGGTCGGCGCGACGCTTGCCGTCGCGCTGCTCGACCTGGACGCGCGAGCGGGCGTGGCCGTGGTCGGCGACGTGCCGCAGGGTTTGCCCGTGCCGTCCTTCCCCTCCGTTTCATTCGATCAGATCGTCGCGCTGGTGCCCGGCGCGATCGCCATCGGGCTGATTTCACTCGCGGATATCAGCGTGCTGTCGCGCGTGTTCGCGGAACGCAGCGGCGAACGCGTCGACCGCGATCAGGAACTGGTCGCGCTCGGCGCGGCCAACATCGCCGCAGGACTGTTCCAGGGCTTCCCTGTGACGAGCAGTTCGTCGCGCACGCCCGTCGCCGAATCAGCGGGCGCGAAAACGCAGCTGACGGGGATCGTCGCCGCGCTGTGCGTCGCCGCCTTGCTGATCTTCGCGCCGACGCTGCTGCGCTCGCTGCCGGCCGCCGCGCTCGGCGCCGTGGTCGTCGCAGCGGGCCTGGGGCTGTTCGAAGTGCGAGATGTGATCCGTACGTTGCGCCTGCGTCGCAGCGAGTTTACCCAGTCGATGGTGTGCTTCGCGGGCGTCGCGCTGATCGGTCCAATCCAGGGCATTTTCATTGCTGTGGGGCTGGCGCTGATGGCCTTCGTCTGGCGCGCGTGGCGGCCTTATGACGCCGTGCTCGGGCGCGTCGATGGTCGCAAGGGCTACCACGATATTTCGCGGCATCCCGCAGCGCGGACCATTCCGGGGCTGGTGCTGTACCGCTGGGATGCGCCGCTCTTCTTCGCGAATGCCGAGATCTTCCGCGACCATGTGCAGCGCGCGATCGAAACAGCGGCCACGCCTGCCAACTGGGTCGTCGTCGCAGCGGAGCCGATCACGGATGTCGACGTCACGGCCAGCGAAATTCTGCGCGAGTTTCATGCGAGTCTGCACGAGCGGCATATCGAACTCTGCTTCGCCGAGATGAAGGGGCCGGTGAAGGATATGCTGCGGCGCTACGGTCTGTTCGACACGATGGGCGAGCAGCACTTCTTCCCGACGACGGGTGTGGCCGTGGACGCGTATCTCGAACAGCACGATGTCGAATGGCGCGACTGGGAGGACGACGCCGACGCGCAGCAAAAAGGCAAGCCGTGA
- a CDS encoding PAS domain-containing sensor histidine kinase, whose amino-acid sequence MTAPGNDPFRSDKAASASDVPLEDRYFLLIEAVQDYAIFMLDPAGNVASWNPGAQRIKGYSQDEIIGRHFSAFYTGEDIAAGKPARELAIAAAEGRVEDEGWRVRRDGSRFWANVTISAVRDASGALLGFAKITRDMTDRMRLAELERASEVSAQVQITRENEQKRIARELHDDLGQQLTALKMSVALMEATLAAKAETAPLVPQTRSLQKEIDAMAISLRRIASDLRPPLLDDLGLTAALEWLVEDFTKRYGVAATVHIEANEPQFNEFASTNLFRIVQEALTNVARHANASRVRIELARIGDLVSLDIEDNGVGATLTLPPVSTSFGLLGIRERVRQLQGTVSFASSQGAGFHISIRVPVSAVQ is encoded by the coding sequence ATGACCGCGCCGGGCAACGATCCGTTCCGCAGCGACAAAGCGGCGTCCGCATCGGATGTGCCGCTCGAGGACCGTTATTTCCTGTTGATCGAAGCGGTTCAGGACTACGCGATCTTCATGCTCGATCCGGCAGGCAATGTCGCCAGCTGGAATCCGGGCGCGCAGCGCATCAAAGGCTATTCACAAGACGAGATTATCGGCCGTCATTTTTCGGCGTTCTACACGGGCGAGGACATCGCCGCCGGCAAGCCGGCGCGCGAACTGGCAATCGCCGCCGCCGAAGGGCGCGTCGAGGACGAAGGCTGGCGCGTGCGGCGCGACGGCTCGCGGTTCTGGGCCAACGTCACCATTTCAGCCGTGCGCGATGCCAGCGGCGCGCTGCTCGGCTTCGCCAAGATCACGCGGGACATGACCGACCGCATGCGCCTCGCCGAACTCGAACGGGCGAGCGAGGTCTCGGCGCAGGTGCAGATCACGCGCGAGAACGAACAGAAACGCATCGCGCGCGAATTGCACGACGACCTCGGACAGCAATTGACCGCGCTGAAAATGAGTGTCGCGCTGATGGAAGCGACTCTTGCCGCGAAGGCCGAGACCGCGCCACTCGTGCCGCAAACGCGCTCGCTGCAAAAGGAGATCGACGCGATGGCGATCTCGCTGCGCCGCATCGCTTCCGATCTCCGCCCGCCGCTGCTCGACGATCTGGGCCTCACGGCCGCGCTCGAATGGCTCGTCGAAGACTTCACGAAGCGCTACGGCGTCGCCGCGACGGTTCACATCGAAGCCAACGAGCCGCAGTTCAACGAATTTGCTTCGACCAATCTTTTTCGCATCGTGCAGGAAGCGCTGACCAACGTCGCGCGTCATGCGAACGCGAGCCGCGTGCGCATCGAGCTGGCGCGTATCGGCGATCTCGTCTCGCTCGACATCGAGGACAACGGCGTGGGCGCGACGCTCACTCTGCCGCCTGTCAGCACATCATTCGGGCTGCTTGGCATTCGCGAGCGCGTCAGACAGCTACAGGGCACGGTGTCGTTCGCCAGTTCGCAGGGCGCGGGCTTTCATATTTCGATTCGCGTGCCTGTTTCCGCCGTGCAGTGA
- a CDS encoding DUF3564 domain-containing protein, which produces MRITLHLDTFECTEPSVYAILWLDRDARKWSREGHAVIDLPEWGTLALSHDGTRILDAAANRVCCELPGLDLLTLDGPFEGESGQALWYREEGRVPVAGQWHVQWIDGTESEPEHGVFADEV; this is translated from the coding sequence ATGAGAATCACCCTTCATCTCGATACGTTCGAGTGCACCGAGCCGTCCGTCTACGCCATTCTCTGGCTCGACCGCGACGCCCGCAAATGGTCGCGCGAAGGGCACGCCGTGATCGATCTGCCTGAATGGGGAACGCTGGCGCTTTCGCACGACGGCACGCGCATTCTGGACGCGGCGGCCAATCGCGTCTGCTGCGAGTTGCCGGGCCTCGATCTGCTCACGCTGGATGGGCCGTTCGAAGGCGAATCGGGGCAGGCGCTCTGGTATCGCGAAGAAGGTCGCGTGCCCGTCGCCGGGCAATGGCATGTGCAGTGGATCGACGGGACCGAATCCGAGCCGGAGCACGGCGTTTTCGCCGACGAGGTCTGA
- a CDS encoding nitroreductase family protein yields the protein MIHANPRSVWEIDEKQFDPAAPLDAQLRFALQYAVLAPSNHNTQPWHFLIDGSTVQVCVDRLRALPVVDPFDRELIISCGAALFNLRVALSHFGFAYAITLFPSDADPDVVALVRVSRHGPGDAAVASLFDAITRRVTTRAPFADEPVPAAVQQKLVDACDAEGALAGCLHERADRQAIAYLVAEADHTQFADPRFRRELAVWTHPRRRDDGMPAYGTAVSGLLDFAVPLVSAVVRVFDAGAGTPATHLHLVDGSPLIVGIATLRNDREAWVAAGQALERMLLVAVFEGLTASYLNQPIEVTTLRVQISGLLHLDATPQLLLRVGRGPQAAHSPRRPLADVVP from the coding sequence ATGATTCACGCCAATCCGCGTTCCGTATGGGAAATCGACGAAAAGCAGTTCGATCCTGCCGCGCCGCTCGACGCGCAACTGCGTTTTGCACTGCAATACGCGGTGCTCGCGCCGTCCAATCACAACACGCAGCCGTGGCACTTCCTGATCGACGGCAGCACCGTGCAGGTGTGCGTGGACAGGCTTCGGGCGCTGCCCGTCGTCGATCCGTTCGATCGTGAGTTGATCATCAGTTGCGGTGCCGCCCTCTTCAATCTGCGCGTGGCGCTGAGCCATTTCGGGTTCGCCTATGCGATCACGCTGTTTCCTTCGGATGCGGACCCCGACGTCGTCGCGCTGGTGCGGGTGTCGCGTCACGGTCCAGGCGACGCCGCCGTGGCGTCGCTCTTCGACGCGATCACGCGGCGCGTGACGACGCGCGCGCCCTTTGCCGACGAACCCGTTCCCGCCGCCGTGCAACAAAAGCTGGTCGACGCCTGCGACGCGGAAGGGGCGCTCGCGGGCTGCCTGCATGAGCGAGCCGATCGCCAGGCGATTGCGTACCTCGTCGCCGAAGCCGACCATACCCAGTTCGCCGACCCGCGCTTTCGGCGCGAGCTTGCCGTCTGGACTCATCCGCGCCGCCGCGACGACGGCATGCCGGCATACGGAACAGCCGTGAGCGGGCTGCTCGATTTCGCGGTGCCGCTCGTTTCCGCCGTGGTCCGCGTGTTCGATGCCGGCGCGGGGACGCCTGCCACGCACCTGCATCTGGTCGACGGTTCGCCGCTGATCGTCGGCATTGCAACCTTGCGCAACGACCGCGAAGCATGGGTCGCCGCCGGCCAGGCGCTCGAACGCATGCTGCTGGTCGCCGTCTTCGAAGGATTGACAGCGTCCTATCTCAACCAGCCCATCGAAGTGACCACGCTGCGCGTGCAGATCAGCGGCCTGCTGCACCTCGACGCGACGCCGCAACTGCTGCTGCGCGTCGGACGCGGCCCGCAGGCCGCGCACTCGCCGCGACGCCCGCTCGCCGACGTCGTCCCCTGA
- the fnr gene encoding fumarate/nitrate reduction transcriptional regulator Fnr, which produces MLAATATATATVTNCALPTVRAARVVPIHPVSRAEPPAHRTSRCSACAMRALCMPADLNADELAKLDTIICSTRSVKRGDTLYRAGDVFQSIYAVRAGSFKTVVMHRDGREHVTGFQIAGEALGLDGIGTSQHNCDAIALEDSVVCIIPFAQLEAICREVKPMQHHIYQMMSSEIVRESSQMMLLGTMTAEQRVATFLLNLSRRFKARGFSAAEFHLRMTREEIGCYLGMKLETVSRMFSKFQRERLVDANGKTIRIVDHEGLARV; this is translated from the coding sequence ATGCTTGCCGCAACTGCCACCGCAACAGCAACCGTCACCAACTGCGCCCTTCCGACCGTACGCGCGGCGCGCGTCGTGCCGATTCATCCCGTCTCGCGGGCCGAGCCGCCGGCGCATCGCACGTCCCGCTGCTCCGCGTGCGCGATGCGCGCGCTCTGCATGCCCGCCGACCTGAACGCGGACGAACTGGCAAAACTCGACACCATCATCTGCTCGACGCGTTCCGTCAAGCGCGGCGACACGCTGTATCGCGCGGGCGACGTGTTTCAGAGCATTTACGCGGTGCGCGCAGGGTCGTTCAAGACGGTCGTGATGCATCGCGACGGCCGCGAGCACGTGACGGGCTTCCAGATTGCGGGCGAGGCGCTGGGGCTCGACGGTATCGGCACGAGTCAGCACAACTGCGATGCCATCGCGCTCGAAGACAGCGTCGTCTGCATCATTCCGTTTGCGCAACTCGAAGCGATCTGCCGCGAGGTAAAGCCGATGCAGCATCACATCTATCAGATGATGAGCAGCGAGATCGTCCGCGAGTCCAGCCAGATGATGCTGCTCGGCACGATGACGGCCGAACAGCGCGTGGCGACCTTCCTGTTGAACCTGTCGCGGCGCTTCAAGGCGCGCGGCTTCTCCGCCGCGGAGTTTCATCTGCGCATGACGCGCGAGGAGATCGGCTGCTATCTCGGGATGAAACTCGAAACCGTGAGCCGCATGTTCTCGAAGTTCCAGCGCGAGCGGCTCGTGGACGCGAACGGCAAGACGATCCGCATCGTCGATCATGAGGGACTCGCGCGCGTATAG
- a CDS encoding response regulator yields MDTAVPTLAAKVYLVDAAVEVRRRLACLLGAIAGVEIAGEAEDEDSALEGIRACDADIVVLDLRLADGNSLALIETLSRLHPAIVKIVLTNHIARAFRDACSAAGADFFFDKTSEFDAACRTIAGIARTQRASP; encoded by the coding sequence ATGGATACCGCCGTGCCAACCCTCGCCGCGAAGGTCTATCTCGTCGACGCCGCCGTCGAAGTGAGACGCCGTCTTGCGTGTCTGCTGGGCGCCATCGCGGGCGTGGAGATCGCCGGCGAGGCTGAGGACGAAGACTCGGCACTGGAAGGCATCCGTGCCTGCGACGCGGATATCGTCGTGCTGGACCTGCGCCTTGCCGACGGCAACAGCCTCGCACTCATCGAGACGCTGTCCCGCCTGCACCCGGCCATCGTCAAGATCGTGCTGACGAACCACATCGCGCGCGCTTTCCGCGACGCATGCAGCGCGGCGGGCGCCGATTTCTTCTTCGACAAGACGTCTGAATTCGATGCGGCCTGCCGAACCATCGCAGGCATTGCCCGGACGCAACGCGCGTCCCCGTGA
- a CDS encoding response regulator transcription factor, producing MIKVLLADDHTLVRDGLRHILQSASGFEVAGEACDSATTIALIRATEAHVLVLDLSMPGRNGVDLIKQIKDEKPALRILVLTMHAEQQYAVRAFKAGASGYMTKESASAELVGAVTKVASGGVYVSLAMAERFAQHLNEPAEALPHHRLSDREYDVFRRIVSGQSITEIAHELCVSVKTISTHKTRILEKMQMPNENGLVRYAIRHKLIDDGADI from the coding sequence ATGATCAAGGTATTGCTTGCCGACGACCACACACTCGTGCGCGACGGCCTGCGCCACATTCTGCAATCCGCGAGCGGCTTCGAGGTGGCGGGCGAGGCATGCGACAGCGCCACGACCATCGCGCTGATCCGCGCCACGGAAGCCCACGTGCTGGTGCTCGACCTGTCGATGCCCGGCCGTAACGGCGTCGACCTGATCAAGCAGATCAAGGACGAAAAACCCGCGCTGCGCATCCTCGTGCTGACCATGCACGCGGAGCAGCAATACGCGGTGCGCGCCTTCAAGGCAGGCGCATCCGGCTACATGACGAAGGAAAGCGCCAGCGCAGAACTGGTCGGCGCCGTGACGAAGGTGGCGTCGGGCGGCGTCTACGTCAGTCTCGCAATGGCCGAGCGCTTCGCGCAGCATCTGAACGAACCCGCCGAAGCGCTGCCGCACCACCGGCTGTCGGACCGCGAGTACGACGTGTTCCGGCGCATCGTCTCCGGTCAGAGCATCACCGAAATCGCGCACGAACTGTGCGTGAGCGTCAAAACCATCAGCACGCACAAGACCCGCATCCTCGAAAAAATGCAGATGCCGAATGAAAACGGGCTGGTGCGTTACGCGATCCGCCACAAGCTGATCGACGACGGCGCCGACATCTAG
- a CDS encoding universal stress protein — translation MSYKTLLVHIDDSRRSDTRIALSLELAQRWDAHLIGLYIVCQDLFRPIFRQDTTLSFGKLEAHADERRDKAHNAFLAAAERAGRSAEWRAPPGPALDVAMLHARHADLLVLGQQDPNDPASFVTQHFVGDLVLGAGRPALVVPYAGDVRTLGENVLVAWDGSREAARAAADALPLLQRARHVGVEIVRHHAQQQTDAPEGIDVAAWLDVHGVRASFSTTPPHTGLGAGATLLNRASDLHADLLVMGAYGHARARERVFGGVTRTMLESMTVPVLMSH, via the coding sequence ATGAGCTACAAGACCTTGCTCGTCCATATCGACGACAGCCGCCGCAGCGATACGCGCATCGCGCTGTCGCTCGAACTCGCGCAGCGCTGGGATGCGCATCTGATCGGCCTGTATATCGTCTGCCAGGATCTCTTCAGGCCCATCTTCCGGCAGGACACGACGCTGTCATTCGGGAAGCTCGAAGCGCACGCAGACGAGCGTCGCGACAAGGCGCACAACGCCTTTCTCGCCGCCGCCGAACGCGCCGGCCGCAGCGCCGAATGGCGCGCGCCGCCAGGACCCGCGCTCGACGTCGCAATGCTGCATGCGCGGCACGCCGATCTGCTGGTGCTCGGCCAGCAAGACCCGAACGATCCCGCTTCGTTCGTCACGCAGCACTTCGTCGGCGATCTGGTGCTGGGCGCGGGCCGCCCCGCGCTCGTCGTTCCGTATGCGGGCGACGTGCGGACGCTCGGCGAAAACGTGCTGGTCGCGTGGGACGGCAGCCGCGAGGCAGCGCGCGCCGCCGCTGACGCGCTGCCCTTACTGCAACGGGCGCGCCATGTCGGCGTCGAGATCGTGCGGCACCATGCGCAGCAGCAGACGGACGCGCCCGAAGGCATCGACGTCGCCGCATGGCTCGACGTACATGGCGTGCGAGCGTCGTTTTCGACGACGCCGCCTCATACGGGTCTCGGAGCGGGCGCGACGCTGCTCAACCGCGCATCCGATCTGCACGCGGACCTGCTCGTGATGGGCGCGTATGGGCATGCACGCGCGCGCGAACGCGTATTCGGCGGCGTCACGCGGACCATGCTGGAATCGATGACGGTGCCCGTGCTGATGTCGCATTGA
- a CDS encoding universal stress protein codes for MSYKNILVQLDTGVHAHPRLEIALRVAHQFHARLTGLFTTYLPDPHALFVMAGTAFYYAEHERQRHERCAALDRLFHAEAARAKVDGRWIAAAGYANDVVPPYARLADLVIAGQTDPEDPESFIADQFVEHLLMSAGRPVLLVPSTGARATLGQHVLVAWDGSREATRAIHDAMPFLSHAADVTLLTVNATLDEPPLWRIPGADIALTIARHGVKVNVREVSASGDTTIGDVLLSQAAESGCDLIVMGAYAHSRLHELVLGGATRTVLQSMTVPVLLSH; via the coding sequence ATGAGTTACAAGAACATCCTCGTGCAACTCGATACGGGCGTTCACGCGCATCCGCGCCTCGAAATCGCGCTACGTGTCGCCCATCAGTTTCATGCGAGGCTGACGGGCCTCTTCACCACTTACCTGCCTGATCCACACGCGTTATTCGTGATGGCAGGCACGGCTTTCTACTATGCGGAGCATGAGCGTCAACGTCACGAACGGTGCGCCGCGCTCGACCGCCTGTTCCATGCGGAAGCCGCGCGCGCGAAAGTGGACGGGCGCTGGATCGCGGCGGCGGGCTATGCGAACGACGTCGTGCCGCCTTACGCGCGTCTCGCGGATCTCGTGATCGCCGGACAGACCGATCCGGAAGACCCCGAATCGTTCATCGCCGACCAGTTCGTCGAGCATCTGCTGATGTCCGCGGGCCGCCCTGTGCTGCTGGTGCCGTCGACGGGCGCCCGCGCGACGCTCGGCCAGCATGTGCTGGTCGCGTGGGACGGCAGCCGCGAAGCCACGCGCGCGATTCACGACGCGATGCCGTTCCTGTCGCACGCCGCCGACGTCACGTTGCTCACCGTCAATGCGACGCTAGACGAGCCACCGTTGTGGCGCATTCCGGGCGCCGACATTGCGCTGACCATCGCGCGACACGGCGTCAAGGTGAACGTGCGGGAAGTGTCCGCCAGCGGCGACACGACGATCGGCGATGTGCTGCTGTCGCAGGCGGCGGAATCGGGCTGCGATCTGATCGTGATGGGCGCCTACGCGCATTCCCGGTTGCACGAACTGGTGCTGGGCGGCGCAACGCGCACCGTGCTCCAGTCGATGACCGTGCCCGTGCTGCTGTCGCATTGA